TGCCGCCGGTGTGGCTGGGCGCGATCCCGTTGCCGGTGTAGCCGTGCCCGTACACCAGGCCGTCGTCGGTGCGGCCGAACTGCGGGATGAAGGTGCGGCTCCAGCCGATCGGGCCACCGAAGGCGTGACTGAACCGGACGTCCCGCCAGGCCGGGAAGAAGCGGGCGAAGGACTCCCGCAGCGCGGCGTGGGCGGCGTCGTTGCGCAGGTGGGAGCGGTCGGTGTTCCGCTGGTCGTAGTAGTACCACCGGCCGCCGGACCAGACCACCCGGTTGTCGGCGGTGAGCCGGGCCGCGTGGGCGAAGGACAGCGAGTTGCTGACCCCCTCCCGGCCGGGCCAGGCCACCCGGGAGAGCTGCGCGTCGGTCAGCGGTTCGGTCACCATCAGGTAGTTCCACACCGGCATGACCTTGGTGTGGGTCTGGGCGAAGCTGTGCTGCCAGGCGTTGGTCGCCAGGACGACCTCGTTGGCGGTGACCGTGCCGGTGGGGGTGGTCACCCGGTAGCGTCCGCCGACCTTGCGGATCTCGGTGACCGGGGTCCGCTCGTGGATGTCCACGCCCTGCTCGCGGACGACGCGGGCCAGGCCCTGCACCAGTCGGTGCGGGTTGACCAGCGCGCCGGTGGTGCGCAGCGCGCCGAGCACCTGCGGGGAGCCGATGCGTTGCTGCGCCTCGTCGCGGTCCAGCAGCTTGAACGATCCGCGCAGGCCGGTGCGTTCGCTGCGCTTGACCTGGAGTTCGAGCCGGGCCAGCTGCTTGCGGTCGGTGACCACCTGGAGCACGCCGTTCATCGCGAAGTCGGCGTCGATGCCGTACTGGCGGCAGAACCGCCCGATGTCGATGATCGACCGGGCGCCGCTGCGGTAGACACCCGCGGCCTTCTCCCGGCCGTAGTACCAGAGCAGCCGGCGCAGCACCTTGCCCGCGGTCAGCCCGACGAAACCGCCGTTGGCACTGGACGCGCCGCCGCCGACCGCCTCGGCCTCCAGCACCTTGATGTCGGCCGAGGGCTCGGCCTCGGCGAGGAAGTGCGCCGCCCACAGGCCGGTGTAGCCCGCGCCGACGATGCAGATGTCGCAGCTCGCGTCACCGTCGAGGGGTTCGCCGACCTCGACCGGCTCGGTGTCGTGCCAGTAGACGGTGTTCCGGGTCTCTTCCACGTCGCTCTCCAAGTCGTCGGCCCGCACCCACTATCCATAGTGTGTGTTGTGTTCGGCAAGACCCGACAGTCAATGCCCGTCGGCGGCCACCCGCGCCGCCCGTTCGGCCCGACGCTGCTGGCGCAGCCGGTCCATGAAGTAGTCGGCGTTGAGCCAGTAGAACTCCAGCCAGATGTTGTCCGGGTCGCGCAGCCAGATGCCGTAGCCGGCCTCCAGGAACAGTTCGCGGACGCCGGAGTGCTCGGCGCCGACGGCGTCCAGGTGCGTGGCCCACTCGTCCAGGTCGGCCATCTCGGGGACGTGGTAGCCCAGGTGGTGCAGGCCCACCCGACGCTCGTCGAAGGGGGCCGGGTCGGGCTCGACGGCCTGGCCGAGCACGATCGAGGAGAGCGACCCCCGGTGCACCAACGTCCGGAAGGTGAACCCGGACTCGGCGGGTGTCGCGTCGCGTACCGGCGTGAAGTCCATGACCCGGCAGTACCACTCGGTGCTGCGGTCCAGGTCGCGGACGGTCAGGTTGACGTGGTTCCTGCCATTGAGTTTAGGCACATGACGCATCATAGATGCTTCACTTGTATCTTGGGTGTGGCGTGTTGTTACCGGCAACCGGTAGCGTGTCGTCACCTGGCAGCGCGCTGCCCGTACCGGGCCGGAACGGATGTGAGGAACCGGGCATGCATCTGAACGTGTTCACCCAGTGCTCGCCGTCACCGCAGTTCAAGGGCATGTGGCGGCTCCCCGGCGACCGGACGGCCACCGGATACCGGTCGCTGGACTACTGGATCTCCCGGGCCCGCCAACTGGAGGCGGCCTGCATCGACGCGTTGTTCTTCGCCGACATCCACGGCGTCTACGACGTCTACCGGGGCTCCTGGGCACCGGCGGTGCGACACGCGGTGCAGATCCCCTCGATCGACCCGGCGCTGCTGCTGTCGGCCGCCGCGGCGGCGACCCGACACCTCGGCTTCGCGATCACCTACTCCACCACCTACCACTCCCCCTACGAGTGCGCCCGACTCTTCTCCTCGCTGGACCACCTCACCGGCGGACGGGTCGGCTGGAACATCGTCACCTCCTACCTGCGCTCGGCCACCGCCAACGGCCTCGGCGAGTACCTCGACCACGACGAGCGCTACGAGCGGGCCGACGAGTACGTCCAGGTCGCCCGCGCTCTGTGGGAGGAGAGCTGGGACGCCGACGCGGTGGTCCGCGACGCCGAACGCGACATCTTCACCGACCCGGACCGGGTCCGCCAGATCGACCACGAGGGCCGCTGGTTCAGCGTCCGGGGTCCACACCAGTGCGAGCCGTCCCCGCAGCGCACACCGGTGCTCTACCAGGCCGGCTCCTCGCCCCGGGGCATCGAGTTCGCCGCCCGGCACGCCGAGGTGGTCTTCCTGACCCTGGCCGATCCCGCCTCGGGGGCGGAGCCGGTGGCCGCCCTGCGCGCGGCGGCGGCCCGGCACGGCCGGGACCCCGGCATGGTGAAGGCGTTGCAGGGCGGCATGGTCATGATCGGGCGGGACCGGGCCGAGGCCAAGGCCAAGGCGGAGGCGTACAACACGCTGTGGAGCAGCGAGGGGCAGCTCGCCAAGTGGTGCGGGTGGATGGACATCGACCTCGCCGCCTTCCCCGACGAGACCCCGGTGGACGAGATCCGCAGCCAGGCCAGTCACTCCTTCCTCGGCTTCCTGCGCAAGCTCAGCCCGGACCGCACCTGGACGGTCGGGGACGTGAAGTACCTGGTCTCCCGCCCCCGCCGGCCCCGGGTGGACGCCCCGGTGACGTTGTTCGGCACGCCCGAGCAGGTGGCCGACCGGATGGAGCAGTGGCTGACCGTCGCCGACGTGGACGGTTTCAACCTGATCCCCTGCCCGCCCTC
Above is a window of Verrucosispora sp. NA02020 DNA encoding:
- a CDS encoding FAD-binding oxidoreductase, with translation MRADDLESDVEETRNTVYWHDTEPVEVGEPLDGDASCDICIVGAGYTGLWAAHFLAEAEPSADIKVLEAEAVGGGASSANGGFVGLTAGKVLRRLLWYYGREKAAGVYRSGARSIIDIGRFCRQYGIDADFAMNGVLQVVTDRKQLARLELQVKRSERTGLRGSFKLLDRDEAQQRIGSPQVLGALRTTGALVNPHRLVQGLARVVREQGVDIHERTPVTEIRKVGGRYRVTTPTGTVTANEVVLATNAWQHSFAQTHTKVMPVWNYLMVTEPLTDAQLSRVAWPGREGVSNSLSFAHAARLTADNRVVWSGGRWYYYDQRNTDRSHLRNDAAHAALRESFARFFPAWRDVRFSHAFGGPIGWSRTFIPQFGRTDDGLVYGHGYTGNGIAPSHTGGKILRDLVLRRDTEYTDLAYVTVNQPKFAKGAMGDKGAHLFIWRQETGDRLPLMLPHPAALAPRSFFAGRAARRAAGASR
- a CDS encoding VOC family protein, which encodes MRHVPKLNGRNHVNLTVRDLDRSTEWYCRVMDFTPVRDATPAESGFTFRTLVHRGSLSSIVLGQAVEPDPAPFDERRVGLHHLGYHVPEMADLDEWATHLDAVGAEHSGVRELFLEAGYGIWLRDPDNIWLEFYWLNADYFMDRLRQQRRAERAARVAADGH
- a CDS encoding LLM class flavin-dependent oxidoreductase; its protein translation is MHLNVFTQCSPSPQFKGMWRLPGDRTATGYRSLDYWISRARQLEAACIDALFFADIHGVYDVYRGSWAPAVRHAVQIPSIDPALLLSAAAAATRHLGFAITYSTTYHSPYECARLFSSLDHLTGGRVGWNIVTSYLRSATANGLGEYLDHDERYERADEYVQVARALWEESWDADAVVRDAERDIFTDPDRVRQIDHEGRWFSVRGPHQCEPSPQRTPVLYQAGSSPRGIEFAARHAEVVFLTLADPASGAEPVAALRAAAARHGRDPGMVKALQGGMVMIGRDRAEAKAKAEAYNTLWSSEGQLAKWCGWMDIDLAAFPDETPVDEIRSQASHSFLGFLRKLSPDRTWTVGDVKYLVSRPRRPRVDAPVTLFGTPEQVADRMEQWLTVADVDGFNLIPCPPSDGIDDICDLLVPELQRRGLFRTAYDPAETTLRERYFGAGVSTYRDPSRAVTAREG